A section of the Roseivirga sp. BDSF3-8 genome encodes:
- a CDS encoding low specificity L-threonine aldolase — MTKIIDLRSDTVTKPTPGMLEAMMHAEVGDDVWNEDPTVHELERKAARLFGMQAGLFCPSGTMTNQIAIRLMTKPQDEVVCDQRAHIYNYEGGGIAYNSFCSVRLLDGDRGRLSAKMVEENILADDIHYPRTSLIALENTVNKGGGSIYTVDRIGTISQVCRRHKLGLHLDGARVFNALVETGEDPVEYGRYFDTISVCLSKGLGAPVGSVLLLPADKVQEAKRIRKVFGGGMRQAGFLAAAGIYALDHHVKRLREDHKRARELGQTLEKLPFVEHVLPVDTNIVIFRLAADLEPAPLLQKMKQKGLMAAPFGKKEIRFVTHLDYTGEMHQQVIRILKELNP, encoded by the coding sequence ATGACCAAGATCATAGACCTGAGAAGCGATACCGTGACCAAGCCTACTCCAGGCATGCTGGAAGCCATGATGCATGCTGAAGTAGGAGACGATGTATGGAATGAAGACCCTACCGTACATGAACTCGAGCGGAAAGCCGCTCGCCTCTTCGGTATGCAGGCAGGTCTCTTCTGCCCCAGTGGCACCATGACCAACCAGATTGCTATCCGCCTCATGACCAAACCACAGGATGAGGTAGTTTGCGACCAGCGGGCACATATATACAACTATGAGGGCGGCGGTATCGCCTACAACAGCTTCTGTAGCGTACGCCTGCTCGATGGCGACCGTGGACGCCTCTCAGCTAAGATGGTAGAGGAAAATATCCTGGCCGATGATATCCACTACCCCCGCACCAGCCTCATTGCACTCGAAAATACAGTAAATAAAGGAGGCGGGAGCATCTATACCGTAGACCGTATAGGCACCATAAGCCAGGTCTGCCGAAGGCATAAGTTAGGCCTTCACCTGGACGGCGCCAGAGTATTTAATGCCCTCGTAGAAACCGGTGAGGACCCCGTAGAGTATGGCCGCTATTTCGATACCATATCCGTATGCCTCAGCAAAGGCCTCGGCGCACCCGTCGGCTCCGTGCTCTTATTGCCTGCCGATAAAGTTCAGGAAGCCAAACGCATCAGGAAAGTATTTGGAGGAGGTATGCGTCAGGCCGGCTTTCTCGCTGCAGCAGGCATCTATGCCCTGGACCACCACGTAAAAAGACTGCGTGAAGATCACAAAAGAGCCCGCGAGCTGGGTCAGACCCTCGAAAAACTACCCTTTGTAGAGCATGTATTGCCTGTAGATACGAATATCGTCATATTCCGGCTGGCAGCAGACCTGGAGCCCGCCCCCCTACTGCAGAAAATGAAACAAAAAGGCCTCATGGCCGCACCTTTCGGGAAAAAGGAGATCAGGTTTGTTACCCACCTCGACTATACAGGAGAAATGCACCAGCAAGTCATCCGTATACTCAAAGAACTGAACCCCTGA
- a CDS encoding DUF4440 domain-containing protein, with amino-acid sequence MMKTTCLSLLFILCLLGSASTVCQGQTYDGPEEEIDAIIAASVAFSQHYMKGDFDKMAASYTLNGAILPPGADIIQGREAIEKRWTLPEGVSISHHRSTPTEITVSGDFAYDIGYYEGTTVKKDGTESSWKGKYLIVWKKVDGKWLIHMDAWNGV; translated from the coding sequence ATGATGAAGACTACCTGCCTCTCGCTTTTATTTATCCTCTGCCTTCTTGGCTCAGCCTCTACGGTATGTCAGGGGCAAACATATGATGGTCCTGAGGAGGAAATTGATGCTATCATTGCTGCATCGGTGGCTTTTTCTCAACATTATATGAAGGGGGATTTTGATAAAATGGCAGCAAGCTACACGCTGAACGGGGCCATTCTACCTCCAGGGGCGGACATTATCCAGGGAAGAGAGGCGATCGAAAAGCGATGGACGCTACCAGAAGGTGTTTCCATCAGCCATCACAGGAGTACACCGACTGAAATAACGGTGAGTGGGGACTTCGCTTATGATATAGGGTACTATGAGGGAACGACGGTGAAAAAGGACGGGACCGAAAGTAGCTGGAAGGGGAAATACCTGATCGTATGGAAAAAAGTGGACGGGAAGTGGCTTATTCACATGGATGCCTGGAACGGGGTCTAG
- a CDS encoding response regulator transcription factor, producing MKAHILFVEDDNNLRFLVEDNLAMEGFRVTGCADGEAGLKAFTEQAFDLCILDVMMPKMDGISLAKKIRAEDSAIPILFLTAKGQKDDRINGFRAGGDDYITKPFSIEELVCRIRVFLRRTGSNDMDVSPAREYRV from the coding sequence ATGAAGGCACACATACTTTTTGTAGAGGATGACAACAACCTGCGCTTTTTGGTGGAGGACAACCTGGCAATGGAGGGCTTTCGGGTAACAGGCTGTGCGGATGGGGAAGCGGGGCTGAAGGCTTTTACGGAGCAGGCGTTTGATCTCTGTATACTTGATGTGATGATGCCGAAAATGGATGGTATCTCGCTGGCAAAGAAGATCAGGGCTGAGGACTCAGCCATCCCTATCCTTTTTCTTACGGCCAAGGGGCAAAAGGATGACCGGATCAATGGGTTCAGAGCTGGCGGGGATGATTATATCACGAAACCTTTCAGTATTGAGGAGCTGGTTTGCCGCATCCGGGTATTCTTACGGCGGACAGGCTCTAATGATATGGATGTGAGCCCTGCTAGGGAATACAGGGTGTGA
- a CDS encoding sensor histidine kinase, with protein sequence MSRRTLRIVVMLGLLSIAGILTVQVFWFQRAYTLEEKQFSHNVHLALQNTADRLLEYNGHTSPLPDPVDQLSSSYFIVMVNDRIDANLLEFFLQNEFRERNITTDFEYGIYDCNEEQMVYGNFVKLGTADAAEPSGSLPQLDKENYYFGVYFPRRDVFLLSNLELWIVSSILLLTVSAFFGYAVIALLRHRRLSEIQNDFVNNMTHEFKTPVSSITVAAETLKRSSMTDPERIRRYADIIGTEAVKIQGQVERVLQIADPKGKGFTVKPVPTDIHELINEVAGGFRSKFEEEGGRLRLHFNADDCALMVDPHHIQNVLANLLENALKYNGHGVKVDLHTWRDRRGFYVAVNDNGKAIPEKHRSRIFEKFYRIPTGDRHDVKGFGLGLYYVKQVMEAHNGKAGVRSGEHEGNGFTLFFRAK encoded by the coding sequence ATGAGCAGACGGACATTACGCATAGTGGTCATGCTGGGCCTGCTATCTATAGCGGGCATTCTTACGGTGCAGGTGTTTTGGTTTCAGCGGGCTTATACGCTTGAGGAGAAACAGTTCAGTCACAATGTGCACCTGGCGCTACAAAATACGGCTGACCGGTTACTTGAGTACAACGGCCATACGTCTCCCTTGCCTGATCCGGTAGATCAGCTCTCATCGAGCTATTTTATCGTGATGGTGAATGACAGGATCGATGCAAACCTGCTTGAGTTTTTCCTGCAGAATGAATTTCGTGAACGGAATATCACTACGGATTTTGAGTATGGCATCTATGACTGTAATGAGGAGCAGATGGTGTACGGGAATTTTGTGAAGCTGGGCACGGCGGATGCGGCTGAGCCGAGCGGCAGCCTGCCTCAACTGGATAAGGAAAATTATTACTTCGGGGTGTACTTTCCCCGCAGGGATGTTTTCCTGCTCAGTAACCTCGAGCTATGGATTGTAAGCAGTATCCTGTTGCTGACGGTATCAGCATTCTTTGGCTATGCCGTCATCGCGTTACTGAGACACCGGAGGCTATCTGAAATCCAGAATGATTTTGTTAATAACATGACCCATGAGTTTAAAACGCCTGTGTCTTCTATTACGGTTGCTGCGGAGACGCTCAAAAGATCATCGATGACGGACCCGGAGCGGATACGTCGCTACGCGGATATTATAGGGACAGAGGCTGTAAAGATTCAGGGTCAGGTGGAGCGGGTGCTGCAAATTGCTGACCCGAAAGGAAAGGGCTTTACGGTAAAGCCGGTACCTACGGATATCCATGAGTTGATCAATGAGGTGGCTGGTGGCTTCAGGTCGAAGTTTGAGGAGGAGGGCGGCCGTCTAAGGCTCCATTTTAATGCTGATGACTGTGCTTTAATGGTTGACCCTCACCACATACAGAATGTACTGGCAAACCTGCTGGAGAATGCATTGAAGTATAATGGGCATGGGGTGAAGGTGGACTTACATACCTGGAGGGACCGCAGGGGGTTTTATGTAGCCGTGAATGACAATGGTAAGGCCATACCTGAAAAGCACAGGAGCCGGATCTTTGAAAAGTTTTACAGGATCCCTACGGGTGACAGGCATGATGTGAAAGGGTTTGGCCTGGGCTTATACTATGTAAAGCAAGTGATGGAGGCTCATAATGGCAAGGCCGGGGTACGTAGCGGGGAGCATGAGGGCAATGGTTTTACGCTATTTTTCAGGGCAAAATGA
- a CDS encoding pinensin family lanthipeptide, translating to MKKLNLDDLKVQSFITEVNGTKGGVMAAAGESEFNTVCPFCNTDKELCIREFDHVQ from the coding sequence ATGAAAAAGCTAAATCTTGACGACCTGAAGGTCCAAAGTTTTATAACGGAAGTAAATGGCACCAAAGGCGGGGTAATGGCAGCGGCTGGCGAGAGCGAGTTTAACACTGTATGCCCCTTCTGCAACACGGATAAGGAGCTTTGTATCAGGGAGTTTGATCACGTGCAATAA
- a CDS encoding winged helix-turn-helix domain-containing protein: MSDFKDLDPLLHSQLRLAIMSLLMSVESAEFVYLKEKTSATAGNLSVQLDKLSNAGYIAVSKGYKGKKPVTTCSISKTGIHAFENYVKSLQSYIKK; encoded by the coding sequence ATGTCAGACTTTAAAGACCTGGACCCCCTGCTGCATTCCCAGCTTCGCCTGGCCATTATGTCCCTGCTCATGAGCGTGGAATCAGCAGAGTTTGTCTATCTCAAAGAAAAGACCAGCGCTACTGCCGGTAACCTGAGCGTGCAGCTCGATAAGCTTAGCAATGCCGGCTACATCGCTGTGAGTAAAGGATATAAAGGAAAGAAGCCCGTCACTACCTGCAGCATCAGTAAGACCGGTATTCACGCATTTGAAAACTACGTTAAATCCCTTCAGTCATACATAAAAAAATAA
- a CDS encoding DUF2254 domain-containing protein — protein sequence MKSLLSPYKIKKLTLAIIHSIAFYPAIIAVGFFLLAIGAMYAEGQFGLHEAVEEVPYLAVGNPDTARSMLTTLAGGVISLMVFTFTMVMVVLNLTSTNYSPRVLPGLISSKPHQVVLGLFLGTITYTITVLSNIDSDYFEFVVPKLALVINAGAGAVSFIAFIYFIHHISRSIQVSNILLELHHKTLKVLRHEKENGQYISPDLLPDLGEEHVVHMKDSGFFHTLSDKNLIKLAKKHDVTIRLLVTKGMHTLKGSPFLKVNKPLDDEAKDAILSCVVFRNEELISQNHLDGIKQVTEIALKALSPGINDPGTALMALDYLADIYIHLIPLEGHKTVMQDGHFFIIYDETPVCEAIKASLMEILIYGKGDAMVMYKMKKHLETLSARYTEGKIGDCFREMDRIVDSEINKGGITPYIRPFLA from the coding sequence TTGAAAAGTCTGCTCTCTCCTTACAAGATCAAAAAGCTCACCCTGGCCATTATCCACAGTATTGCCTTTTATCCGGCTATAATAGCGGTGGGTTTTTTCTTACTGGCCATTGGGGCTATGTACGCGGAGGGGCAGTTCGGGCTGCATGAAGCGGTGGAAGAGGTGCCTTACCTGGCAGTGGGCAACCCCGACACGGCCCGCAGCATGCTTACTACGCTGGCGGGTGGGGTAATCTCTCTCATGGTATTTACATTTACTATGGTGATGGTGGTATTGAATCTGACCTCTACTAATTACTCTCCCCGTGTGCTTCCCGGCCTTATAAGCAGTAAGCCGCACCAGGTGGTACTGGGGTTATTCCTTGGAACGATTACGTACACGATCACTGTGCTTAGTAATATAGACAGTGATTACTTTGAGTTTGTGGTACCAAAACTGGCGCTTGTGATCAATGCAGGAGCGGGTGCCGTCAGCTTTATAGCTTTTATCTACTTTATACACCATATCAGCCGTTCGATTCAGGTTAGCAATATTCTTTTAGAACTTCATCATAAAACGCTTAAGGTATTACGGCACGAAAAGGAGAACGGGCAATATATATCTCCGGATCTGCTGCCTGACCTGGGGGAGGAGCATGTGGTTCATATGAAAGACAGTGGGTTCTTTCATACACTTTCTGATAAGAACCTGATCAAACTGGCTAAAAAGCATGATGTGACTATCCGGTTACTGGTAACGAAGGGGATGCATACATTAAAGGGATCTCCGTTCCTGAAAGTAAACAAGCCACTGGATGATGAGGCAAAGGATGCTATCCTTAGCTGTGTTGTTTTCAGAAATGAGGAACTGATCTCACAAAACCATCTGGATGGCATAAAGCAGGTTACAGAAATAGCTCTGAAAGCTCTGAGCCCTGGCATCAACGACCCGGGTACGGCCTTGATGGCATTGGACTATCTGGCGGATATTTATATTCACCTTATCCCTTTGGAGGGGCATAAGACGGTCATGCAGGACGGACACTTCTTCATAATATATGATGAAACGCCGGTATGTGAGGCGATAAAGGCAAGCCTGATGGAAATACTTATATACGGGAAAGGGGATGCTATGGTGATGTATAAGATGAAAAAACACCTGGAAACGTTATCTGCCCGGTATACTGAGGGAAAGATAGGTGATTGCTTCCGGGAGATGGATCGTATTGTTGATAGTGAGATCAACAAGGGGGGGATCACACCGTACATCAGGCCTTTTCTTGCATAG
- a CDS encoding replication-associated recombination protein A, with product MQFEHNHPLPERLRPVTLDDLIGQEHLTGDGGVLRRAIKAGQIPSMILWGPPGTGKTTIANVVANSLKRPFRSLSAISSGVKEVREVIAEANRHRGTILFIDEIHRFSKSQQDALLGAVEKGTVTLIGATTENPSFEVNSALLSRSQVYTLRHLEEEDLLKLMNRALKQDDKLKKREVEIKEHAALLNISGGDARKLLNLFELVIDSIQEDPAVITDKAVMDIAQQRVAVYDKTGEQHYDIISAFIKSMRGSDPNAAVYYLARMIEGGEDVKFIARRMLILASEDIGNANPTALVIAANTFQAVTYIGYPEAEIVLSQCATYLASSPKSNASYMAIKQAKKLVRETGDLPVPMHLRNAPTKLMKKEGYGKGYKYAHDFQNNFVHQQYLPDQIGDFKLYDPGQNAREAELRKRLKALWGDKYGY from the coding sequence ATGCAATTCGAACACAACCATCCCCTCCCCGAACGCCTCCGCCCCGTCACCCTCGATGACCTCATCGGCCAGGAACACCTTACCGGCGATGGGGGCGTACTCCGCCGGGCCATTAAAGCCGGTCAGATCCCCAGCATGATCCTGTGGGGCCCTCCCGGCACCGGCAAAACCACCATTGCCAATGTCGTCGCCAACTCCCTCAAGCGGCCTTTTCGCTCCCTCAGTGCCATAAGCAGCGGCGTCAAAGAAGTACGTGAAGTAATAGCCGAAGCCAACAGGCACCGCGGTACCATCCTATTTATTGATGAGATACACCGTTTCAGCAAAAGCCAGCAGGATGCCCTGCTCGGTGCCGTGGAAAAGGGTACCGTTACCCTCATAGGCGCCACTACAGAAAATCCCAGTTTTGAAGTAAACTCAGCCCTCCTTTCCAGGAGCCAGGTATACACCCTAAGGCACCTGGAAGAAGAGGACCTCCTTAAGCTCATGAACCGCGCCTTGAAGCAGGACGATAAGCTCAAAAAAAGGGAAGTGGAAATTAAAGAGCACGCCGCCCTCTTAAATATCAGTGGGGGAGACGCCCGTAAACTGCTCAACCTGTTTGAGCTCGTGATAGACTCCATCCAGGAAGACCCCGCCGTCATTACCGACAAGGCCGTGATGGACATAGCCCAGCAGCGCGTAGCCGTATATGACAAAACCGGCGAGCAGCACTATGATATCATCAGTGCGTTTATCAAAAGCATGCGGGGCAGTGACCCCAATGCCGCCGTATACTACCTCGCCCGCATGATCGAGGGAGGTGAAGATGTCAAGTTCATAGCCCGGCGTATGCTCATACTAGCTTCCGAAGACATTGGTAATGCCAACCCCACAGCCCTCGTCATAGCCGCCAATACCTTTCAGGCAGTCACCTACATCGGCTACCCCGAAGCAGAGATCGTACTAAGCCAGTGCGCCACCTATCTCGCCTCTTCACCCAAAAGCAATGCCAGCTACATGGCCATCAAGCAAGCCAAAAAGCTCGTACGAGAAACCGGCGACCTGCCCGTACCCATGCACCTGCGCAATGCCCCCACCAAGCTTATGAAGAAAGAAGGATACGGCAAAGGCTACAAGTACGCACACGACTTCCAAAACAACTTTGTCCATCAGCAGTACCTGCCCGACCAGATCGGGGATTTTAAATTATACGACCCTGGCCAGAATGCGCGCGAAGCCGAGCTACGTAAACGGCTCAAAGCCCTGTGGGGCGATAAGTACGGATATTAG
- a CDS encoding DUF817 domain-containing protein has product MLAQLSARRVHRRILETLAYHPEASAPGRHLRELLAFGYRQAISCIFPVFIFGMLSLSHVLSPSWLPRYDFLLLACIGMQIYMYLAGLESKREVLVITVFHLLGLIMEVHKVNVGSWSYPEQAYTKIGGVPLYSGFMYASVASYICQSWKRLDLKMIRWPVAWLSTLVAIAIYGNFMTNAYLPDVRWYITGAIVIVFWRTKVSYATICRKRQMPMIVAFLLIGFFLWLAENIATFLGAWKYAYQHAGWQMVDWHKYTSWSLLIIVSIIIVSQLKIKKYSLLNWWSTVRKEKKEDEAMQEKA; this is encoded by the coding sequence ATGTTGGCCCAACTTAGTGCCCGGCGGGTGCACAGACGTATACTAGAAACCCTGGCTTATCACCCGGAGGCATCCGCCCCCGGGCGTCACCTGCGTGAGCTGCTTGCCTTCGGCTATCGGCAGGCCATTAGCTGTATATTTCCCGTCTTTATATTCGGTATGCTCAGTCTGTCCCATGTGCTGAGCCCCTCCTGGCTGCCCAGATATGATTTTCTATTGCTCGCCTGTATAGGCATGCAGATTTATATGTATCTGGCTGGTCTCGAGAGCAAGCGCGAGGTGCTGGTAATAACCGTATTCCACCTGCTCGGCCTCATTATGGAAGTGCATAAAGTAAATGTAGGCTCCTGGTCCTATCCCGAACAGGCCTATACCAAAATAGGAGGCGTACCACTCTACAGCGGGTTTATGTATGCCAGTGTAGCCAGCTACATCTGCCAGTCATGGAAGCGGCTGGACCTGAAAATGATTCGCTGGCCCGTAGCATGGCTCTCCACCCTGGTCGCTATCGCCATCTATGGTAACTTTATGACCAATGCCTACCTGCCAGATGTCCGCTGGTACATCACAGGCGCAATAGTCATTGTGTTCTGGCGTACAAAAGTTAGTTACGCCACCATCTGTCGTAAGAGGCAGATGCCTATGATTGTCGCCTTCCTGCTTATCGGTTTTTTCCTGTGGCTCGCAGAAAACATCGCCACATTTCTCGGTGCCTGGAAGTACGCCTACCAGCATGCCGGATGGCAGATGGTTGACTGGCATAAGTACACATCCTGGTCCCTCCTCATCATTGTCAGCATCATCATCGTCTCACAGTTAAAGATCAAGAAGTATAGCCTGTTGAACTGGTGGAGCACTGTCAGAAAAGAGAAAAAGGAAGATGAGGCTATGCAAGAAAAGGCCTGA
- a CDS encoding winged helix-turn-helix domain-containing protein encodes MFRYTTLEVETRAGIKCLTQREADLLRVLCENKGQVVKRDTLMKAVWGEDDYFVGRSMDVFISRLRKYLKDEPSIEIVNVYGVGFRLVEKE; translated from the coding sequence GTGTTTCGATATACTACTCTTGAGGTGGAAACGAGGGCTGGGATAAAGTGCCTGACACAAAGGGAGGCTGACCTGCTCCGGGTGCTGTGTGAAAACAAGGGACAGGTGGTAAAACGGGACACGCTGATGAAAGCGGTGTGGGGAGAAGATGACTATTTTGTAGGGCGCAGCATGGATGTATTTATCAGCCGCTTACGAAAATATCTCAAAGATGAACCTTCTATAGAAATTGTGAATGTATATGGAGTGGGGTTCCGGTTGGTAGAGAAAGAATAG
- a CDS encoding DMT family transporter, whose protein sequence is MNSNVRVYALLGLVSLIYGTNYVVAKAAMTSYLQPFGFIVLRVFVATILFWIYHALTVAEPVKHRRDYLKLALCGFLGVCCNQLAFFKGLSMTSAVNASLIMTITPIITVVASAIILKEKLRSVQGLGILLGSIGAFLLIFNENAAVSADSLGGDLLVLFNASSYGTYLVVVRPLMARYNAATVVKWVFFFGFFMVLPFGLGEALATDYASFPWQAWGAIGFVIIGTTFIAYLLNARALKHVSSAIVGYFIYLQPVFATLISVGLGYETFTWLKGFFSLMIFAGVFLVIRSRK, encoded by the coding sequence ATGAATTCCAACGTGCGGGTATATGCCCTTTTGGGGCTGGTAAGTCTGATCTACGGCACTAATTATGTGGTGGCAAAGGCGGCCATGACGTCTTACCTGCAGCCTTTCGGGTTCATTGTGTTACGGGTATTCGTAGCTACCATTCTCTTCTGGATATACCACGCGCTTACGGTGGCTGAGCCGGTAAAACATCGCCGGGACTACCTGAAGCTGGCGCTGTGTGGTTTTTTGGGGGTTTGCTGTAATCAACTGGCTTTTTTTAAAGGGCTGAGCATGACGAGTGCGGTTAATGCGAGCCTGATCATGACGATTACTCCTATCATAACGGTGGTGGCTTCTGCGATTATCCTTAAGGAAAAGCTGCGCAGTGTGCAGGGGCTGGGCATACTACTGGGCTCTATCGGTGCATTTCTGTTAATTTTCAATGAGAATGCGGCGGTGTCGGCAGACTCGCTGGGCGGGGACTTGCTGGTGCTTTTCAACGCCTCATCGTATGGTACGTACCTGGTGGTGGTACGTCCTCTAATGGCCCGCTACAATGCGGCTACGGTGGTAAAATGGGTGTTTTTCTTCGGTTTTTTCATGGTACTGCCTTTCGGGCTGGGGGAGGCGCTGGCTACAGACTATGCCAGCTTCCCGTGGCAGGCGTGGGGAGCAATAGGCTTTGTGATAATAGGGACTACTTTTATTGCCTACCTGCTGAATGCCCGGGCGCTTAAACATGTGTCATCGGCTATAGTAGGCTATTTTATTTACCTGCAGCCTGTTTTTGCCACCCTCATATCAGTAGGGCTGGGCTATGAGACCTTTACGTGGCTCAAGGGCTTTTTCAGCCTCATGATCTTCGCGGGTGTTTTCCTTGTGATTCGCAGCCGGAAGTGA
- a CDS encoding DUF1573 domain-containing protein, which yields MKKGFVLLTGLLFAVFITAGAATFEDMLRESAIKFAKRTHDFGAVDKGEPVTAAFSFRNEGDTPLIITEVKTSCGCTVSEYPKEAIAPGEAGVIKATYNAAKTGAFTKTVKVFTNDRSEPMLLTLKGEVR from the coding sequence ATGAAAAAAGGATTTGTATTACTGACCGGGCTGCTGTTTGCCGTATTCATTACCGCTGGTGCAGCCACATTTGAGGACATGCTCCGGGAGTCCGCTATTAAATTTGCCAAACGTACCCATGATTTTGGTGCAGTTGATAAAGGTGAGCCCGTTACAGCAGCCTTTTCCTTCCGGAATGAAGGCGACACACCCCTTATCATAACAGAAGTAAAAACCTCTTGCGGGTGCACTGTGAGCGAGTATCCTAAAGAAGCCATAGCCCCCGGGGAGGCAGGCGTAATCAAAGCAACCTACAACGCAGCAAAAACAGGCGCATTCACCAAGACAGTCAAAGTCTTCACGAATGACCGCTCAGAGCCTATGCTGCTAACCCTTAAAGGCGAGGTCAGATAG
- a CDS encoding DUF2306 domain-containing protein, producing the protein MSPIGWLHTLAATISLISGTYVLIADKGGKRHKQAGYVYTAAMGIMLITAFMIYRLFGGFGIFHIAAVVSSATLILGMVPAIRRSSPKWVIHHFSWMYWSVFGLYGAFAGEVLTRLPNSPFFTAVGASTAAVMLTGSIIWRKMKPRWEAQFMQRPKKI; encoded by the coding sequence ATGAGTCCCATCGGATGGTTACACACCCTCGCAGCCACTATCTCCCTGATATCCGGCACCTATGTACTTATAGCAGATAAAGGCGGAAAACGACACAAGCAGGCAGGCTATGTTTATACCGCCGCCATGGGCATTATGCTCATCACTGCCTTTATGATCTACCGGCTGTTCGGTGGGTTCGGTATATTTCATATCGCTGCCGTAGTAAGCTCAGCTACCCTTATACTCGGTATGGTGCCCGCCATCAGGCGATCCTCCCCTAAGTGGGTTATTCACCACTTCTCATGGATGTACTGGTCCGTATTCGGGCTATATGGAGCCTTTGCCGGTGAGGTACTTACCCGTCTGCCCAATTCCCCCTTTTTCACAGCCGTTGGTGCCTCCACAGCAGCCGTAATGCTCACAGGCAGCATCATCTGGCGTAAAATGAAACCCAGGTGGGAAGCTCAATTCATGCAGAGGCCTAAAAAAATTTAG
- a CDS encoding cation transporter has protein sequence MNSEVKSDKWLQRALYLSVFTIGYNLVEGGVSTWFGASDETLALFGFGADSFVEVLSGIGILHMVMRMKRSPVTSHDRFERVALRITGIAFYLLTFGLIIGAALSVVSAATPHTTLPGIIISVLSILIMYALYKSKLRAGQELDSPAIVSDARCTLTCFYLSFILLASSLLYHLFKLPYIDALGSLGIAWYAFKEGREAFEKARSGNMTCSDDCC, from the coding sequence ATGAATAGTGAAGTTAAATCGGATAAGTGGCTTCAAAGAGCATTGTACCTGAGTGTTTTTACCATAGGGTATAACCTGGTCGAGGGAGGCGTTTCCACCTGGTTTGGGGCATCTGATGAGACACTGGCCTTATTTGGTTTCGGGGCCGACAGTTTTGTAGAAGTCCTGTCAGGTATCGGTATCCTTCATATGGTCATGCGCATGAAGAGGTCACCTGTTACCTCGCACGACCGGTTTGAACGTGTAGCACTCCGCATTACCGGCATAGCCTTTTACCTCCTCACCTTCGGTTTAATAATTGGGGCCGCTTTAAGTGTGGTTAGTGCGGCTACGCCTCATACCACATTACCAGGCATAATTATTAGTGTGCTCTCTATCCTCATTATGTATGCACTATATAAAAGCAAGCTTCGCGCCGGGCAGGAGTTAGATTCTCCAGCTATTGTAAGTGATGCCCGGTGTACCCTAACCTGCTTTTACCTGTCCTTTATTCTTCTGGCTTCCAGCCTTCTCTATCATCTCTTTAAGTTGCCCTATATAGATGCGCTGGGAAGCCTCGGTATTGCCTGGTATGCATTTAAAGAAGGCCGGGAAGCCTTTGAGAAGGCCCGGTCAGGTAATATGACCTGTAGTGACGACTGCTGTTGA
- a CDS encoding pinensin family lanthipeptide: MKKLNLKNLEVKSFVTLIDHKNGVQGGLAHESKFNSTCPPCDEEEGTLKFA; the protein is encoded by the coding sequence ATGAAAAAACTTAATCTGAAAAACCTGGAAGTTAAAAGTTTTGTCACACTGATCGATCATAAGAATGGTGTACAGGGCGGACTAGCTCACGAGAGCAAATTTAATTCTACCTGTCCTCCCTGCGATGAAGAGGAAGGCACATTAAAATTTGCCTAA